A single genomic interval of Hevea brasiliensis isolate MT/VB/25A 57/8 chromosome 4, ASM3005281v1, whole genome shotgun sequence harbors:
- the LOC110642143 gene encoding uncharacterized protein LOC110642143 — protein MEEISETAKAYYANLSEKQKRLATDLFRSIDTNGDGEISFEEYQQYLKQKGFKTIASPDFFRKLDQNGNGSLDFDEFVTVHYIYSSERVFVCDECRAYLDGVYFTCVQCFDGPGNTYDLCCGCYRDKNINHHKDALFLDNYTLLQAKRHQNKKGQGKNKGSLEAAIAGMETTSNLINLCSQM, from the exons ATGGAGGAGATATCAGAGACGGCTAAAGCATACTACGCAAACTTGTCAGAAAAGCAGAAGCGATTAGCAACCGATCTTTTCCGATCAATAGATACGAATGGAGATGGAGAAATCAGTTTCGAGGAATATCAGCAATACCTTAAGCAGAAGGGCTTTAAAACAATTGCTTCTCCCGACTTCTTTAGAAAGCTAGACCAGAACGGAAATGGCAGCTTGGATTTCGATGAATTCGTGACTGTGCACTACATATATTCAAGCGAAAGAGTTTTTGTTTGTGATGAGTGTAGAGCGTATCTTGATGGAGTTTACTTTACTTGCGTTCAATGCTTCGATGGTCCTGGTAATACCTATGATCTTTGTTGTGGTTGTTATCGAGATAAAAATATCAATCATCATAAGGATGCTTTGTTCCTTGATAATTACACATTGCTACAAGCCAAGAGGCATCAGAATAAAAAGGGTCAG GGCAAAAATAAAGGATCATTAGAGGCCGCAATTGCTGGTATGGAAACTACATCCAATCTCATCAACTTATGCAGCCAAATGTAA